GCACATTCTCATTACTTCGCACGTCAAAGTTGAGTGTATGTACCTTGACTAGCTTTCCTAATTCATTTTTGAGCGTGTCAAGTTCTTCTTGACGTCGCCCGCAGAGAATAAGGTTTATATTTTCATTTGCAAAGCGTACTGCTGTGGCTCTACCTATCCCGCTGGTTGCGCCTGTTATAAGTGCTGTTTTCATTTCTTTTGAGAATTTTTATTTATAATCTACGCAACTTCTTCTCCTGTACTAGCTTCCAGCAGTTCAAACCAATCTTTTCTTTCAAGATTTATAGCCACTGCTTGTACAGCATTTGTGATGCGGTCTTTACTAGTAGTGCCTATAACCGGATGAATATTTGCAGGGTGTTTGAGTAACCATGCAAGTAATAATTGGTCATCTGTAGCGTCATATTTAGCACCTAATTCTTTCAGTTTATTCTTGATACGAATATTCTGCGGAGTGTCTTCTCTAAAAACAGAACCTAGCGGACTCCAACTCATGGGCGTGATTTGATGTGCCATTATATAATCTAGCGTTCCGTCTGTAAGTGAAGAACGCTCAGTGATAGAAATCTCAATTTGATTTGCGCTTACCTTACTTTTTGTTGCCACTAAGTCTATGCCTCTCGGTGTGAAATTAGATACCCCAAAATCCTTAATCTTGCCTTGGTGTTGTAATTGGCTCACTGCCTCGTGCACTTCATCTGGCTCAAGTAGCGGACTAGGTCTGTGTAATAAAAATAAATCTAGGTATTCAGTACGCAGCTCTTTCAGTGACCTTTCGGCACTTGAGATGATGTACTCTTTATCGTATTGGTAATGCTTGATGGTATTTTCTGCTCGTGCATCGCCTTTCATTTGGATACCGCATTTGCTTATGATTTGTATATGGTCTCTGGAGATATTCGCTTTCGCGAAAGCGTTACCCCATTCACCCTCAGTCGTGTAATCACCATAAATATCTGCATGATCAAAAGTGGTAACACCTTGATCAATACAATGATTCATGGTCTCAATCATTTGCTGCTCGTTGAATTGCTTACCCCACACGCCCCACGTCATGCAACCTTGAATTATTCTTGAAAATTTCATTATCGTTTTTTAATTTGCGTTCTGAATAAAATTACTACTTCTAAAACTAGCTAAATGTGTGCGAAGCCCTTTATTTTCCTTTATTTTTAACCAAATGTTAACAAGCTTTATTGGAATAAAATGTGATTTTGCGACGTTAGAAGTATCTGCTTAATAGAATTTGAAATTATGGAAGAAAATACTACTGCTATTGATATACAGGCTATCAATGAGAAGATAGAAAGAGAGAGTGCCTTTGTAGACATTCTCGCAATGGAAATGAACAAGGTAATCGTAGGTCAAAAACACATGATCGAGCGTTTACTCATAGGTCTTTTAGGTCGTGGTCATATCCTTCTAGAAGGAGTGCCAGGACTTGCAAAAACACTAGCCATAAACACGCTTGCACAAGCGGTAGACGGGTCTTTCTCTCGTATACAGTTTACTCCAGATTTACTTCCAGCAGATGTAGTGGGAACACTTATCTATAACATGAAGCTTGCAGACTTTAGCATCAAGAAGGGTCCTATTTTTGCCAACTTTGTGCTTGCAGATGAGATTAACCGTGCTCCTGCCAAAGTACAATCTGCACTCCTAGAGGCAATGCAAGAAAAGCAGGTAACCATAGGTGATGAAACCTTTATTCTTGATAAACCATTCTTAGTAATGGCAACTCAAAACCCTGTAGAGCAAGAAGGTACGTACCCACTTCCAGAAGCACAAATTGACCGTTTTATGCTTAAAACGGTAATT
The genomic region above belongs to Dokdonia sp. Dokd-P16 and contains:
- a CDS encoding aldo/keto reductase family oxidoreductase — translated: MKFSRIIQGCMTWGVWGKQFNEQQMIETMNHCIDQGVTTFDHADIYGDYTTEGEWGNAFAKANISRDHIQIISKCGIQMKGDARAENTIKHYQYDKEYIISSAERSLKELRTEYLDLFLLHRPSPLLEPDEVHEAVSQLQHQGKIKDFGVSNFTPRGIDLVATKSKVSANQIEISITERSSLTDGTLDYIMAHQITPMSWSPLGSVFREDTPQNIRIKNKLKELGAKYDATDDQLLLAWLLKHPANIHPVIGTTSKDRITNAVQAVAINLERKDWFELLEASTGEEVA
- a CDS encoding AAA family ATPase, with translation MEENTTAIDIQAINEKIERESAFVDILAMEMNKVIVGQKHMIERLLIGLLGRGHILLEGVPGLAKTLAINTLAQAVDGSFSRIQFTPDLLPADVVGTLIYNMKLADFSIKKGPIFANFVLADEINRAPAKVQSALLEAMQEKQVTIGDETFILDKPFLVMATQNPVEQEGTYPLPEAQIDRFMLKTVIDYPTIADEQLIIRQNLKGSYEKVNPVVTVAQILRAQEAVKEVYMDEKIEKYILDIIFATRYPENYGLADLKPLINFGASPRGSINLATAAKCYAFIKRRGYVIPEDVRAVVHDILRHRIGITYEAEAENITSVDIINKIVNQIEVP